The proteins below are encoded in one region of Nonomuraea helvata:
- a CDS encoding isochorismatase family protein, producing the protein MTTSSTRDNTVLLLVDHQTAVMERLVKVPPLEDVKANTVALARAARRLGVPIVLSCNIEQDNGILIPELEKAAPDEYHQRVERQGTVNAFDDPRVSAAVRATGRTHLVMAAIGSEVCGLNTARGARQEGYEVQFAADACGTLTEFYHDIVLRRLESEGVKLTTTPMITAELVTNFATADGREIVQILAEAGRTGR; encoded by the coding sequence ATGACCACCTCGTCCACCAGGGACAACACGGTCCTGTTGCTGGTCGATCACCAGACTGCCGTGATGGAGCGGCTGGTCAAGGTACCTCCGCTGGAGGACGTCAAGGCGAATACGGTCGCGCTGGCGCGTGCCGCGCGGCGGCTCGGCGTACCGATCGTGCTCAGCTGCAACATCGAACAGGACAACGGCATTCTGATTCCCGAACTGGAGAAGGCGGCTCCCGACGAGTATCACCAGCGCGTCGAGCGGCAGGGCACCGTCAACGCCTTCGATGATCCCCGGGTGTCGGCAGCGGTCCGGGCCACCGGCCGCACTCATCTGGTGATGGCCGCGATCGGCTCCGAGGTCTGCGGGCTCAACACCGCACGCGGCGCCCGGCAGGAAGGGTACGAGGTGCAGTTCGCCGCCGACGCCTGCGGCACGCTGACCGAGTTCTACCACGACATCGTGCTGCGGCGGCTGGAGAGCGAGGGCGTCAAGCTCACCACCACGCCGATGATCACCGCCGAGCTGGTCACCAACTTCGCGACCGCCGACGGAAGGGAGATCGTGCAGATCCTCGCCGAGGCAGGCAGAACTGGACGCTGA
- a CDS encoding N-acetylglucosamine kinase gives MTRLVLAVDGGNSKTDVAVVAEDGEVLATGRAGGFAPQRDGVAAAVSVVEQALATLPRPAGGFDHVSACLAGADLPVEEEALARELAARGLGGDVVVRNDTFALLRAGASAAWGVAVVCGAGINAVGVSPAGAVARFPALGRISGDWGGGQGLAEEALWYAARAEDGRGVPTALTGLITAHFGTATVEELVLEVHFGRLSEDRLHELSPGVLAVAADGDAVARALVERQAEEVTVLAEVCLRRLGLLETPVEVVLGGGMLTARDPLLMSLLDSAFAVRAPRAKLVLADVPPIVGAALLGLEHLGAAETAKTRLRARYAPAGG, from the coding sequence GTGACGCGGCTGGTGCTCGCCGTGGACGGCGGCAACAGCAAGACCGACGTCGCGGTGGTGGCGGAGGACGGCGAGGTGCTCGCCACGGGCCGCGCGGGCGGGTTCGCGCCGCAGCGCGACGGCGTGGCGGCGGCCGTCAGTGTGGTGGAGCAGGCGCTCGCGACGCTGCCGCGGCCCGCGGGCGGGTTCGACCATGTGTCGGCCTGCCTGGCGGGGGCGGACCTGCCCGTCGAGGAGGAGGCGCTGGCGCGCGAGCTCGCGGCCAGGGGGCTCGGCGGGGACGTGGTGGTGCGTAACGACACGTTCGCGCTGCTGCGTGCCGGCGCGTCGGCCGCGTGGGGGGTGGCGGTGGTGTGCGGAGCCGGCATCAACGCGGTCGGCGTCTCCCCCGCCGGCGCGGTGGCCCGCTTCCCCGCGCTCGGCCGCATCAGCGGCGACTGGGGCGGCGGGCAGGGCCTGGCGGAGGAGGCGCTGTGGTACGCGGCCCGCGCCGAGGACGGGCGGGGCGTACCGACCGCGCTGACCGGCCTGATCACCGCCCACTTCGGCACGGCGACGGTCGAGGAGCTCGTGCTGGAGGTGCACTTCGGCCGCCTGTCCGAGGACCGGCTGCACGAGCTCTCGCCGGGCGTGCTCGCCGTGGCCGCGGACGGTGACGCCGTGGCCAGGGCGCTGGTGGAGCGGCAGGCGGAGGAGGTGACGGTGCTGGCCGAGGTCTGCCTGCGCCGCCTCGGCCTGCTGGAGACGCCGGTCGAGGTGGTGCTGGGCGGGGGCATGCTGACGGCCAGGGACCCGCTGCTGATGTCGCTGCTGGACTCGGCCTTCGCGGTACGGGCGCCGCGGGCCAAACTCGTGCTGGCCGACGTGCCCCCGATCGTGGGCGCGGCGCTGCTCGGCCTGGAGCACCTCGGGGCCGCGGAGACCGCCAAGACGCGCCTGCGCGCCCGCTACGCGCCGGCCGGGGGCTGA
- a CDS encoding 6-phospho-beta-glucosidase codes for MKIAVVGGGSTYTPELVDGFARLREELPVTEIALIDPDATRLELVAGVSRRMLAHAGHPARVLATSSVEEGVAEAVAVLFQLRVGGQAAREVDETLPPRCGCVGQETTGAGGLAKALRTVPVVLEIASVVRSLAPQAWIVDFTNPVGIVTRALLDAGHRAIGLCNVAIGFQRTFAAGLGVAPSRISLGHVGLNHLTWERAVYLDGEDVLPSILRTHGQEIADSLGLRPGLLERLRAIPSYYLRYFYAHDEVVREQRSKPSRAAEVAALERRLLEMYADPAVVTKPELLSERGGAFYSEAAVALIASLLGDRGDTQIVNVRNAGTLPFLDDSAVIEVPAAVGAGGAAPLPVPAVEPLYAGLIAHVSAYETLALEAALHGGADRVRDALLAHPLVGQDEIAEELTGLLLEANRAHLPWTVGR; via the coding sequence TTGAAAATCGCCGTGGTCGGGGGCGGCTCGACGTACACGCCTGAGCTGGTGGACGGGTTCGCGCGGCTGCGCGAGGAGCTGCCGGTGACCGAGATCGCGCTGATAGATCCGGACGCGACGCGCCTGGAGCTGGTGGCGGGCGTGTCGCGCCGGATGCTGGCGCACGCGGGGCACCCGGCGCGGGTGCTGGCCACGTCCTCGGTCGAGGAGGGGGTGGCGGAGGCCGTGGCGGTGCTCTTCCAGCTCAGGGTGGGCGGGCAGGCCGCCCGGGAGGTGGACGAGACGCTGCCGCCGCGCTGCGGGTGCGTGGGGCAGGAGACGACCGGCGCGGGCGGGCTGGCCAAGGCGCTGCGCACGGTTCCGGTCGTGCTGGAGATCGCCTCCGTCGTACGCTCGCTGGCACCGCAGGCGTGGATCGTCGACTTCACGAACCCCGTCGGCATCGTCACCCGGGCCCTCCTCGACGCCGGTCACCGGGCGATCGGGCTGTGCAACGTGGCGATCGGCTTCCAGCGCACCTTCGCCGCCGGGCTCGGGGTGGCGCCCTCGCGGATCTCGCTCGGCCACGTCGGGCTCAACCACCTGACCTGGGAGCGGGCCGTCTACCTGGACGGCGAGGATGTCCTGCCCTCCATCCTGCGCACGCACGGCCAGGAGATCGCCGACAGCCTCGGGCTGCGGCCGGGGCTGCTGGAGCGGCTCCGCGCGATCCCCTCGTACTACCTGCGCTACTTCTACGCGCACGACGAGGTGGTGCGCGAGCAGCGCTCGAAGCCGTCGCGGGCGGCGGAGGTGGCGGCTCTGGAGCGGCGGCTGCTGGAGATGTACGCCGACCCGGCCGTGGTGACGAAGCCGGAGCTGCTGTCGGAGCGGGGCGGGGCGTTCTACTCGGAGGCGGCCGTGGCGCTGATCGCGTCCCTGCTCGGGGACCGGGGCGACACCCAGATTGTTAACGTTCGCAACGCGGGCACGCTGCCGTTCCTCGACGACTCGGCGGTGATCGAGGTGCCGGCGGCCGTCGGGGCGGGCGGGGCGGCGCCGCTGCCGGTGCCCGCCGTCGAGCCGCTGTACGCGGGACTGATCGCGCACGTGTCCGCGTACGAGACGCTCGCCCTGGAGGCGGCCCTGCACGGCGGGGCGGACCGGGTGCGGGACGCGCTGCTCGCCCATCCCCTGGTCGGGCAGGACGAGATCGCCGAGGAGCTGACGGGCCTGCTGCTGGAGGCCAATCGCGCGCACCTGCCGTGGACGGTGGGCCGGTGA
- a CDS encoding carbohydrate ABC transporter permease: MSATATAPPRTVAAPARRDGVRARRRRLLVWIATHALAIALALMFVAPVVFIALTALMTDQQALTSDLWPRSWNWENFAVVFEKSMLLRWTANTLMYAVLGTVFTVVSSVPVAYALARFRFPGRRLAFLLVITAMMLPPQVIAVPIYLVWARLGLTDSLWPLILPLLFGDAFSIFLLRQFLVTIPRDYTDAARVDGCSDLKTLVRVILPMARPAVAAVALFQFFYCWNDYYGPLLYAGVEQDHLTLSLGLATFKAFHSVQWNLTMAATLLVTAPVIIVFFFAQRVFIEGVTLTGVKG; the protein is encoded by the coding sequence ATGAGCGCCACGGCGACCGCGCCGCCCCGCACGGTGGCCGCGCCCGCGCGCCGGGACGGCGTCCGGGCCCGCAGGCGGCGGCTGCTGGTCTGGATCGCCACGCACGCCCTGGCCATCGCGCTGGCGCTGATGTTCGTGGCGCCGGTGGTGTTCATCGCGCTGACCGCGCTGATGACCGACCAGCAGGCGCTGACCAGCGACCTGTGGCCGCGCAGCTGGAACTGGGAGAACTTCGCCGTGGTGTTCGAGAAGTCGATGCTGCTGCGGTGGACGGCCAACACCCTCATGTACGCGGTGCTGGGGACGGTCTTCACCGTCGTGTCGTCCGTTCCCGTGGCGTACGCGCTGGCCCGGTTCCGCTTTCCCGGCAGGCGCCTGGCGTTCCTGCTGGTGATCACCGCGATGATGCTGCCGCCGCAGGTCATCGCGGTGCCGATCTACCTGGTCTGGGCGCGGCTGGGGCTGACCGACAGCCTGTGGCCGCTGATCCTGCCGCTGCTGTTCGGGGACGCGTTCTCGATCTTCCTGCTCCGGCAGTTCCTGGTCACGATCCCGCGCGACTACACCGACGCGGCCAGGGTGGACGGCTGCTCGGACCTCAAGACCCTGGTCAGGGTGATCCTACCGATGGCCCGCCCGGCTGTCGCGGCGGTCGCCCTGTTCCAGTTCTTCTACTGCTGGAACGACTACTACGGGCCGCTGCTGTACGCCGGCGTCGAGCAGGACCACCTGACGCTGTCGCTCGGCCTGGCCACGTTCAAGGCGTTCCACAGCGTGCAGTGGAACCTCACCATGGCCGCCACACTGCTGGTGACGGCACCGGTGATCATCGTGTTCTTCTTCGCCCAGCGAGTGTTCATCGAGGGCGTGACTTTGACGGGGGTGAAGGGTTGA
- a CDS encoding sugar ABC transporter permease produces the protein MASLADVWRRREGLRALVWLSPWLAGVAIFFIYPLLSTVYFSFHRYDMYTLEFAGLDNYRYLFQDPRVLTSAKNTLWLVVVLVPATVLFSLALAQLVVRLKAGAGLFRTIFYLPSLVPMAAGTITFVFLMNPSTGPWNQFLALFGIQGPDWFGDPAWSKPSLTLLSLWSCGQLVVIFLAALLDVPRHLYEAAAIDGAGPWRQFRSVTLPTLAPVLMFALVTNVIYALQYFTQAMIASRVASGSTDSPGSSFSPGYPDESLLTLPQWLFQVGFRDYSMGYACVLALLLFATSMIFTLILLRQFRRAEEAS, from the coding sequence GTGGCCTCGCTCGCTGACGTGTGGCGGCGCCGCGAGGGCCTGCGCGCCCTTGTGTGGCTGTCGCCGTGGCTGGCCGGAGTGGCGATCTTCTTCATCTACCCGCTGCTGTCCACGGTGTACTTCTCCTTCCACCGCTACGACATGTACACCCTCGAGTTCGCCGGCCTGGACAACTACCGGTACCTCTTCCAGGACCCCAGGGTGCTGACCTCGGCCAAGAACACGCTCTGGCTGGTGGTCGTCCTGGTGCCGGCGACCGTGCTCTTCTCGCTGGCGCTGGCGCAGCTCGTGGTCAGGCTCAAGGCCGGGGCCGGGCTGTTCCGGACGATCTTCTACCTGCCGTCGCTGGTGCCGATGGCGGCCGGCACGATCACGTTCGTCTTCCTGATGAACCCCTCGACCGGGCCGTGGAACCAGTTCCTCGCGCTGTTCGGCATCCAGGGGCCCGACTGGTTCGGCGACCCGGCCTGGTCCAAGCCGAGCCTGACGCTGCTGTCGCTGTGGAGCTGCGGCCAGCTCGTCGTGATCTTCCTGGCGGCGCTGCTGGACGTGCCCAGGCACCTGTACGAGGCGGCCGCCATCGACGGGGCGGGCCCGTGGCGGCAGTTCCGCAGCGTGACGCTGCCCACGCTCGCGCCGGTGCTGATGTTCGCCCTGGTCACGAACGTCATCTACGCCCTGCAGTACTTCACGCAGGCGATGATCGCCTCCCGCGTGGCCTCGGGCTCGACCGACTCCCCCGGCAGCTCGTTCTCGCCCGGCTATCCGGACGAGTCGCTGCTCACGCTGCCGCAGTGGCTCTTCCAGGTCGGCTTCCGCGACTACTCCATGGGGTACGCCTGCGTGCTCGCGCTGCTCCTGTTCGCCACGTCGATGATCTTCACGTTGATCCTGCTCCGGCAGTTCCGCCGGGCCGAGGAGGCCTCATGA
- a CDS encoding ABC transporter substrate-binding protein, with protein sequence MRFVPLAVAAALALTACTAGKEAGPPLGARPRPSGSASQPLPAATLELWHGFSTDAEVKAFEDAIKGFNQKFPQITVKAVKGVQDDQITQAIRGGNAPDVAASFTTDSVAQWCRSGSFQDLTPVIKQDGIDLSVLPEVARSYSSFEGRQCTLPLLADAYGLYYNKALMKGNAPPKTLSELTALAKKLTVRGADGTIKVAGFVPSAQYYENVPSHLAPLVGATWYNDDSTSAIGSDPAWKKLLTWQKELVDWYGYANLEKFRKSLGDEWSAKHPFYEGKVAMVLDGEWRNAMIGNEAKGLDYGTAPLPVADDRPDLYGSGFTAGTVIGVPKGAKHPQQAWELVKYLTTDTSSLVTLSNALRNVPTTRAAMDSPDLAEDANFKTFLDIFAHPKTSTIPASVNSVFNQEAMQTFMEKWEKGAVPDLDAGLKSVDKQINDKLKLTGG encoded by the coding sequence GTGCGCTTCGTCCCTCTGGCGGTCGCCGCGGCTCTCGCGCTGACCGCCTGCACAGCAGGCAAGGAGGCGGGGCCGCCGCTCGGCGCCCGGCCCAGACCCTCGGGCTCCGCCTCGCAGCCCCTCCCCGCCGCCACGCTGGAGCTGTGGCACGGGTTCTCCACCGACGCCGAGGTCAAGGCGTTCGAGGACGCCATCAAGGGCTTCAACCAGAAATTCCCGCAGATCACCGTCAAGGCCGTCAAGGGCGTGCAGGACGACCAGATCACCCAGGCCATCCGCGGCGGGAACGCGCCGGACGTGGCGGCCTCGTTCACGACCGACAGCGTCGCCCAATGGTGCAGGTCGGGATCGTTCCAGGACCTGACTCCGGTGATCAAGCAGGACGGCATCGACCTGTCGGTACTGCCGGAGGTGGCGCGGTCCTACTCGAGCTTCGAGGGCAGGCAGTGCACGCTGCCGTTGCTGGCCGACGCGTACGGCCTCTACTACAACAAGGCCCTGATGAAGGGGAACGCGCCGCCCAAGACGCTGAGCGAGCTGACGGCGCTGGCCAAGAAGCTCACCGTGCGCGGCGCCGACGGCACGATCAAGGTGGCCGGGTTCGTCCCGAGCGCCCAGTACTACGAGAACGTGCCGAGCCACCTCGCCCCCTTGGTGGGCGCCACGTGGTACAACGACGACAGCACCTCGGCCATCGGCTCCGACCCGGCCTGGAAGAAGCTGCTCACCTGGCAGAAGGAGCTCGTCGACTGGTACGGCTACGCCAACCTGGAGAAGTTCCGCAAGAGCCTGGGCGACGAGTGGAGCGCCAAGCACCCGTTCTACGAGGGCAAGGTCGCCATGGTCCTCGACGGCGAGTGGCGCAACGCCATGATCGGCAACGAGGCGAAGGGCCTCGACTACGGCACCGCTCCCCTGCCCGTCGCCGACGACCGGCCCGACCTGTACGGCAGCGGCTTCACCGCGGGCACCGTGATCGGCGTGCCGAAGGGCGCCAAGCATCCGCAGCAGGCGTGGGAGCTGGTCAAGTACCTCACCACGGACACCTCGTCGCTGGTGACGCTGTCGAACGCGCTGCGCAACGTCCCCACGACAAGGGCCGCGATGGACTCCCCCGATCTAGCCGAAGACGCCAATTTCAAGACTTTTCTGGATATCTTCGCCCATCCGAAGACCTCGACCATCCCCGCCAGCGTGAACAGCGTCTTCAACCAGGAGGCCATGCAGACCTTCATGGAGAAGTGGGAGAAGGGCGCCGTACCGGACCTGGACGCGGGCTTGAAGAGCGTCGACAAGCAGATCAACGACAAGCTGAAGCTGACCGGGGGCTGA
- a CDS encoding ROK family transcriptional regulator — protein MSGPVPGTPSLLRAINDRAALQALLERGPLTRPEIGTLTGLSKPTASQLLSRLQDAGLVVLDGIREGLPGRTAEVYRINPAAAYVAALDVTPDRIEAKVADITGAIVGEHVLPTPRRPHGELVDRLKAALRGANPPGTLRRVVIGVQAAIDPSTGRLGYAAAKDVPGWQIPDLVPTLSAGLGVPVDVENNVNLVAQAEQAHGAAQGHQDFVLLWADEGIGAAIVLGGRMHRGATGGAGEVGYMPTPGAPTAREAGRYANHGYQALTGGPAVLKLLRSYGVRGADFQHAVANAVKAAEGKGQKADDARAGLRDIAARLAVGLAAITSVVDPGLVILTGGIVLSGGETLRELVEHELHALTIPQPRVRLSSVEGNPVLAGALHLALGTVRDQVFSSTVAASSGSPTVPS, from the coding sequence GTGAGCGGTCCGGTCCCGGGGACCCCTAGTCTGCTACGCGCCATCAATGATCGCGCCGCCCTGCAGGCCCTCCTCGAACGCGGTCCGCTGACCCGCCCCGAGATCGGCACCCTCACGGGGCTGTCCAAGCCGACGGCCTCGCAGCTGCTCTCCCGGCTGCAGGACGCGGGGCTGGTCGTGCTCGACGGCATCAGGGAGGGCCTGCCGGGACGTACGGCCGAGGTCTACCGCATCAACCCGGCGGCGGCGTACGTGGCCGCGCTCGACGTCACCCCGGACCGGATCGAGGCCAAGGTGGCCGACATCACCGGCGCGATCGTCGGCGAGCACGTGTTGCCGACGCCGCGCCGGCCCCATGGCGAGCTCGTGGACCGCCTCAAAGCCGCCCTGCGCGGCGCGAACCCGCCGGGCACGCTGCGCCGGGTCGTGATCGGCGTACAGGCCGCCATCGACCCGTCCACCGGCCGGCTCGGGTACGCCGCCGCCAAGGACGTGCCCGGCTGGCAGATCCCCGACCTGGTGCCCACCCTCAGCGCGGGCCTGGGCGTGCCGGTGGACGTGGAGAACAACGTCAACCTCGTCGCGCAGGCCGAGCAGGCGCACGGCGCCGCCCAGGGCCACCAGGACTTCGTGCTGCTCTGGGCCGACGAGGGCATCGGCGCGGCCATCGTGCTGGGCGGGCGCATGCACAGGGGCGCCACGGGCGGCGCGGGCGAGGTGGGCTACATGCCGACCCCGGGCGCGCCCACGGCCCGCGAGGCGGGCCGCTACGCCAACCACGGCTACCAGGCGCTCACCGGCGGCCCTGCCGTGCTGAAGCTGCTGCGCTCGTACGGCGTGCGCGGCGCCGACTTCCAGCACGCCGTCGCCAACGCCGTCAAGGCGGCCGAGGGCAAGGGGCAGAAGGCCGACGACGCCAGGGCCGGGCTGCGCGACATCGCCGCCCGCCTGGCCGTGGGCCTGGCCGCCATCACCTCCGTGGTCGACCCGGGGCTGGTGATCCTGACCGGCGGCATCGTGCTGTCGGGCGGCGAGACCCTGCGCGAGCTGGTCGAGCACGAGCTGCACGCGCTCACCATCCCGCAGCCCCGGGTCCGCCTGTCGAGCGTCGAAGGCAACCCCGTCCTGGCCGGCGCCCTCCACTTGGCCCTCGGCACCGTACGCGACCAGGTCTTCAGCTCGACGGTGGCCGCGTCCAGCGGCTCGCCGACCGTTCCGTCATGA
- a CDS encoding HelD family protein: MGAVGTMQNMSERDTFADMHASRLARLWAVERGLVFGRLDHVDEGRLYIGKIGMTDDEQTRLLIDWRAPVAQPFYRATPAAPMGVTRRRHLQTKGRTVVGVDDDLLDLDSLTDDDRATLNGEAALLAALDERRTGRMRDIVATIQAEQDRVIRSDLNGVLVVQGGPGTGKTVVALHRAAYLLYTHRERLERRGVLVLGPNLTFLRYIEQVLPSLGETDVLLSTVGELYPGVTATARERPEVAAVKGDLRMAEVIAKAVRDRQRVPRKPVEITIGRITLTIDRSMLEAARNKAVRSRRPHNQARAVFVRSLLNALARQQARKIGKGLIDEDELADLREELRTEPAVKSALNRLWPYLTPQRLLLGLYGSPERLGYAASALSPEERALLRRDGGEWTESDVPLLDEAADLLGDIDEQVLRATAMQAEEELAAARQAEEHQREAELAYAREVLELTGLSDVMEAERLAERQRDGGPYLTTAERAAADRTWAYGHVIVDEAQELSPMAWRAVMRRCPTRSMTIVGDIAQTGSAAGARSWAEVLDPYVAGRWRQERLTVNYRTPVELMAVAARVLATIDPALQAPTSVREADVEPWSAPLAALPELAKAEVGEGGKVAVVVPDALLESLGAEVAATVTGAAVVTSGAARAGSGASGGSGRAGAAAALDAPVAVMSVADAKGLEFDSVIVAEPDLIAAQSPRGPSDLYVALTRATQRLGVVHERPLSQALSGLQSRSPAGK, translated from the coding sequence ATGGGGGCCGTCGGCACGATGCAGAACATGTCCGAACGCGACACGTTCGCCGACATGCACGCCTCCAGGCTCGCGCGGCTGTGGGCGGTCGAGCGCGGCCTGGTTTTCGGTCGCCTGGATCACGTCGACGAGGGCCGGCTGTACATCGGCAAGATCGGCATGACCGACGATGAGCAGACGCGCCTGCTCATCGACTGGCGGGCGCCGGTGGCGCAGCCGTTCTACCGCGCCACCCCGGCCGCCCCGATGGGCGTCACCAGGCGCCGCCACCTGCAGACCAAGGGCCGCACCGTGGTCGGCGTCGACGACGACCTGCTCGACCTCGACTCGCTCACCGACGACGACCGCGCCACGCTCAACGGCGAGGCCGCGCTGCTGGCCGCGCTCGACGAGCGGCGCACGGGCCGCATGCGCGACATCGTCGCCACCATCCAGGCCGAGCAGGACCGCGTCATCCGCAGCGACCTCAACGGCGTGCTGGTCGTGCAGGGCGGCCCCGGCACCGGCAAGACCGTGGTGGCCCTGCACCGCGCCGCGTACCTGCTCTACACCCACCGCGAACGCCTCGAGCGCCGCGGCGTGCTCGTCCTGGGCCCCAACCTCACCTTCCTGCGCTATATCGAGCAGGTCCTGCCCTCGCTCGGCGAGACCGACGTGCTGCTGTCCACGGTCGGGGAGCTGTACCCGGGCGTGACCGCCACCGCCAGGGAACGGCCCGAGGTGGCCGCCGTCAAGGGCGACCTCCGCATGGCCGAGGTGATCGCCAAGGCCGTGCGCGACCGGCAGCGGGTGCCGCGCAAACCCGTCGAGATCACCATCGGGCGCATCACGCTCACCATCGACCGTTCCATGCTCGAGGCCGCCAGGAACAAGGCCGTCCGCTCCCGCCGCCCGCACAACCAGGCCCGCGCCGTGTTCGTGCGCTCGCTGCTCAACGCCCTGGCCAGGCAGCAGGCCCGCAAGATCGGCAAGGGGCTCATCGACGAGGACGAGCTGGCCGACCTGCGCGAGGAGCTGCGCACCGAGCCGGCGGTCAAGTCCGCGCTCAACCGGCTGTGGCCCTACCTGACGCCGCAGCGGCTGCTGCTCGGCCTGTACGGCTCCCCGGAGCGCCTCGGGTACGCGGCCTCGGCGCTGAGCCCGGAGGAACGCGCGCTGCTGCGGCGCGACGGCGGCGAGTGGACCGAGTCGGACGTGCCGCTGCTCGACGAGGCCGCCGACCTGCTCGGCGACATCGACGAACAGGTGCTGCGCGCCACCGCGATGCAGGCCGAGGAGGAGCTGGCCGCGGCCAGGCAGGCCGAGGAGCACCAGCGCGAGGCCGAGCTCGCCTACGCCCGCGAGGTCCTGGAGCTGACCGGGCTGTCCGACGTCATGGAGGCCGAGCGCCTGGCCGAGCGGCAGCGTGACGGGGGTCCCTACCTCACCACCGCCGAACGCGCGGCGGCCGACCGCACATGGGCCTATGGGCACGTGATCGTGGACGAGGCGCAGGAGCTGTCGCCGATGGCGTGGCGGGCGGTCATGCGGCGGTGCCCGACGCGGTCGATGACCATCGTCGGGGACATCGCGCAGACCGGATCCGCCGCCGGGGCGCGGTCGTGGGCGGAGGTCCTCGATCCGTACGTGGCCGGGCGGTGGCGGCAGGAGCGGCTCACCGTCAACTACCGCACGCCGGTGGAGCTGATGGCGGTGGCCGCCCGCGTCCTGGCCACCATCGATCCCGCGCTGCAGGCTCCGACGTCCGTGCGCGAGGCGGACGTGGAGCCGTGGTCGGCGCCGCTGGCGGCGCTGCCGGAGCTGGCCAAGGCGGAGGTGGGCGAGGGCGGCAAGGTCGCCGTGGTGGTGCCGGACGCGCTGTTGGAGTCCCTGGGGGCCGAGGTGGCCGCCACGGTGACGGGCGCGGCGGTGGTGACCTCCGGCGCGGCCAGGGCCGGCTCCGGGGCCTCTGGGGGCTCTGGGCGGGCCGGGGCGGCGGCTGCTCTTGACGCTCCGGTGGCCGTGATGTCGGTGGCCGACGCGAAGGGGCTGGAGTTCGACTCGGTGATCGTGGCCGAGCCCGACCTCATCGCCGCCCAGTCGCCACGGGGGCCGAGCGACCTGTATGTTGCTCTCACCCGTGCCACGCAACGGCTGGGAGTGGTGCACGAGCGCCCGCTTTCACAGGCGCTGAGCGGTCTGCAAAGCCGCTCACCAGCAGGCAAATGA